Proteins encoded together in one Pseudoxanthobacter soli DSM 19599 window:
- a CDS encoding hydrogen peroxide-inducible genes activator produces MAFRPTHRQLEYVVALAETGHFGTAARRCHVSQPTLSVQIAQLEAQLGATLFDRTPGRVQPTPVGVEVVEAARRVLLTLDDIVATAAGSTRNLGGLIRLGVAPTFGPYFLPNLLPMLHAKYPALQIYIKEERPAVILRDVISGALDCGLGPAPTSEHAVTFRWLCRETIFLGVPKDHPLASRSHVDPKALRGERLLTLGRGHHLFERVRELATACGADMREDYEGTSLDALRQMVLMGMGMSLFPELYARSEFHVQDDIALLTLDGWPTSRDMGYFWRAGSGRAVQFEELARESEATCAALGLLSGDRQYQRPAGLRRRIEPDQA; encoded by the coding sequence ATGGCCTTTCGCCCGACCCATCGCCAGCTCGAATATGTCGTCGCCCTTGCGGAAACCGGCCATTTCGGCACAGCGGCGCGGCGTTGCCATGTCTCGCAGCCGACTCTTTCCGTGCAGATTGCCCAACTCGAGGCGCAGCTTGGCGCCACGCTGTTCGACCGGACGCCAGGTCGCGTCCAGCCGACACCGGTGGGAGTTGAGGTGGTTGAGGCGGCCCGCCGCGTGCTGCTGACGCTCGACGACATCGTCGCGACGGCGGCAGGCAGCACGCGCAATCTGGGCGGCTTGATCCGGCTTGGCGTGGCGCCGACCTTCGGACCCTATTTCCTGCCGAACCTTCTGCCGATGCTGCATGCCAAGTACCCGGCCCTGCAGATCTACATCAAGGAGGAACGTCCGGCGGTGATCCTGCGCGACGTGATTTCCGGTGCACTCGATTGCGGGCTCGGGCCGGCGCCGACCTCGGAGCACGCGGTGACCTTCCGCTGGCTCTGCCGCGAGACGATCTTCCTCGGGGTGCCCAAGGATCATCCGTTGGCGTCCCGCAGCCATGTGGATCCGAAGGCATTGCGCGGCGAGAGGCTGCTGACGCTCGGGCGTGGCCACCACCTGTTCGAGCGGGTCCGCGAACTCGCCACCGCATGCGGCGCGGACATGCGGGAGGACTATGAGGGCACCAGTCTCGACGCATTGCGCCAGATGGTGCTGATGGGCATGGGGATGTCGCTGTTTCCGGAACTCTATGCGCGGTCGGAGTTCCATGTGCAGGATGATATCGCTCTCCTCACACTGGACGGATGGCCGACGAGTCGCGACATGGGTTATTTCTGGCGGGCGGGAAGCGGGCGGGCGGTGCAGTTCGAGGAACTCGCCCGGGAGAGCGAGGCGACTTGTGCCGCTCTCGGGCTGCTCTCGGGCGACCGCCAGTATCAACGCCCGGCGGGGCTGCGACGGCGTATCGAACCCGACCAGGCTTGA
- a CDS encoding cryptochrome/photolyase family protein — protein sequence MSLDKTILSRGGHARSAGHLRFVLGDQLTREVSSLAGLDRVHDIVLMVEVEAEGRYVPHHKQKIAFLLSAMRHFAEALRSEGVRVDYVRLDEAGNTHSFSTELARAVARHAPASVIVTEPGEWRVREMMSDWAENLPVPVEIREDDRFICSHAEFARLGLARKTGRMEYFYREMRRSTGILMHEGAPEGGRWNFDPENRRALPRGKSIPTRRRFAPDDITRDVIALVAARFGDHFGDLEDFGWAVTRQDALRALDHFITVGLPDFGDYQDAMKGGEDFLFHSLISPYLNCGLLTAREVCARAEACCRAGTAPINAVEGFVRQILGWREFVRGIYWEEMPAYAASNHLQATRDLPAMYWSGETPMRCMAECIGATRRHAYAHHIQRLMVTGNFALLAGVAPAQIEAWYLAVYADAFEWVELPNVHGMAMHADGGRLGSKPYAASGAYIDRMSDYCKGCDFDPKIKLGPAACPFNYLYWNFLIENERVLSANPRLAMPYRTIGRMSVSQRSQIVESAKTFLSGLA from the coding sequence ATGTCGCTCGACAAGACCATCCTTTCTCGCGGGGGCCATGCCCGTTCGGCGGGCCATTTGCGCTTCGTGCTCGGCGACCAGCTGACGCGCGAAGTGTCGTCGCTGGCCGGTCTCGACCGTGTCCACGATATCGTGCTGATGGTGGAGGTGGAGGCCGAGGGGCGCTACGTTCCGCATCACAAGCAGAAGATCGCCTTCCTGCTTTCCGCAATGCGCCATTTCGCCGAGGCGCTGCGCAGCGAAGGCGTCCGCGTCGACTACGTCCGCCTCGACGAAGCCGGAAACACCCATAGCTTCTCGACTGAACTCGCGCGCGCAGTTGCCCGTCATGCTCCGGCATCGGTCATCGTCACAGAGCCGGGCGAATGGCGGGTCAGAGAAATGATGTCGGACTGGGCCGAAAACCTCCCGGTGCCCGTCGAGATCCGGGAGGACGACCGCTTCATCTGCTCGCATGCCGAATTTGCCCGATTGGGCCTGGCTCGGAAGACGGGCCGCATGGAGTATTTCTATCGGGAGATGCGCCGCAGCACCGGCATCCTCATGCACGAGGGCGCGCCGGAAGGCGGACGATGGAATTTCGACCCGGAGAACCGCCGGGCGCTGCCGCGCGGGAAGTCCATTCCCACACGTCGGCGCTTTGCCCCTGATGACATCACCCGGGACGTCATCGCGCTGGTTGCGGCACGCTTCGGCGATCATTTCGGCGATCTGGAAGACTTCGGCTGGGCCGTCACGCGCCAGGATGCGTTACGAGCGCTCGACCATTTCATCACGGTGGGCCTGCCGGATTTCGGCGACTATCAGGATGCGATGAAGGGGGGCGAGGATTTCCTGTTTCACAGCCTGATCTCGCCCTATCTGAACTGCGGCCTGTTGACCGCGCGTGAGGTCTGCGCACGCGCCGAGGCTTGCTGTCGCGCGGGGACAGCGCCGATCAATGCCGTGGAAGGATTCGTCCGCCAGATCCTCGGCTGGCGCGAATTCGTGCGCGGCATCTACTGGGAAGAAATGCCCGCCTACGCCGCAAGCAACCACCTGCAGGCCACACGCGACTTGCCGGCGATGTACTGGTCCGGCGAGACCCCAATGCGGTGCATGGCCGAATGCATCGGCGCCACCCGGCGCCACGCCTACGCCCACCACATCCAGAGGCTGATGGTCACCGGCAACTTCGCTCTGTTGGCCGGCGTGGCGCCGGCGCAGATCGAGGCATGGTATCTCGCCGTCTATGCCGACGCCTTCGAGTGGGTGGAACTCCCAAACGTCCACGGCATGGCGATGCACGCCGATGGCGGCCGCCTCGGCTCCAAGCCTTATGCCGCTTCCGGGGCGTACATCGACCGCATGTCGGATTACTGCAAGGGGTGCGATTTCGATCCGAAGATCAAGCTGGGCCCCGCGGCTTGCCCGTTCAATTACCTCTACTGGAATTTCCTGATTGAGAACGAGCGCGTGCTTTCCGCCAATCCAAGACTGGCCATGCCTTATAGAACGATCGGGCGCATGTCGGTCTCGCAGCGTTCGCAGATCGTCGAATCCGCCAAAACCTTCCTGTCCGGATTGGCTTGA